One Faecalicatena sp. Marseille-Q4148 DNA window includes the following coding sequences:
- a CDS encoding type Z 30S ribosomal protein S14, with amino-acid sequence MAKTAMKLKQQRKQKFSTREYNRCRICGRPHAYLRKYGICRVCFRELAYKGEIPGVRKASW; translated from the coding sequence ATGGCAAAGACAGCAATGAAATTAAAACAGCAGCGCAAACAGAAATTCTCTACTAGAGAATACAACCGCTGCAGAATTTGTGGTCGTCCACATGCATATTTAAGAAAATACGGAATTTGCAGAGTTTGCTTCCGTGAATTAGCATACAAGGGAGAAATCCCGGGCGTAAGAAAAGCCAGCTGGTAG
- the rplE gene encoding 50S ribosomal protein L5 yields the protein MSRLKEQYQNEIIDAMIKKFGYKNIMEVPKLDKVVINMGVGEAKDNAKLLDAAIADMEKISGQKAVVTRAKNSVANFKIREGMPIGCKVTLRGEKMYEFVDRLVNLALPRVRDFRGVNPNAFDGRGNYALGIKEQLIFPEIEYDKVDKVRGMDVIFVTTAKTDEEARELLRQFNMPFAK from the coding sequence TTGAGTAGACTGAAAGAACAGTATCAGAACGAGATCATTGATGCAATGATCAAGAAATTTGGATATAAAAATATCATGGAAGTGCCGAAACTCGATAAAGTTGTTATCAACATGGGTGTAGGTGAAGCAAAAGACAATGCTAAGCTTTTAGACGCAGCTATCGCTGATATGGAAAAAATTTCCGGACAGAAAGCTGTCGTTACAAGAGCTAAGAATTCCGTAGCGAACTTCAAAATCAGAGAAGGTATGCCGATCGGATGTAAAGTTACTTTAAGAGGAGAAAAAATGTATGAGTTCGTTGATCGTTTAGTGAACCTTGCATTACCTCGTGTACGTGACTTCCGCGGTGTTAACCCGAACGCATTTGATGGAAGAGGTAACTATGCTCTTGGAATCAAAGAACAGCTGATTTTCCCTGAAATCGAATACGATAAAGTAGATAAAGTGAGAGGTATGGACGTAATTTTTGTTACAACAGCAAAAACTGACGAAGAAGCTCGTGAACTTTTAAGACAGTTTAACATGCCATTTGCGAAATAA
- the rpsC gene encoding 30S ribosomal protein S3 has translation MGQKVNPHGLRVGVIKDWDSKWYAEADFADCLVEDHKIRTFLKKKLYSAGVSKIEIERASDRVKIIIYTAKPGVVIGKGGSEIEKVKAELQKFTDKKLIVDIKEIKRPDKDAQLVAENIALQLENRISFRRAMKSCMSRTMKAGALGVKTAVSGRLGGADMARTEFYSEGTIPLQTLRADIDYGFAEADTTYGKVGVKVWIYKGEVLPTKATKEGSDK, from the coding sequence ATGGGACAGAAAGTTAATCCTCATGGCTTAAGAGTCGGTGTTATTAAAGACTGGGACTCTAAATGGTATGCAGAAGCTGATTTTGCAGACTGCTTAGTAGAGGACCACAAGATCAGAACATTTCTTAAGAAGAAATTATACAGTGCTGGAGTTTCTAAAATCGAAATCGAAAGAGCTTCTGACCGTGTAAAAATCATTATCTACACAGCTAAACCAGGTGTAGTAATTGGTAAAGGCGGTTCTGAGATTGAGAAAGTAAAAGCAGAACTTCAGAAATTTACAGATAAAAAACTTATTGTTGATATTAAAGAAATCAAGAGACCAGACAAAGATGCTCAGTTAGTAGCTGAGAACATTGCATTACAGTTAGAGAACCGTATCTCTTTCAGACGTGCTATGAAATCTTGTATGTCAAGAACAATGAAAGCCGGAGCACTTGGTGTTAAAACAGCAGTTTCCGGACGTCTTGGCGGAGCTGATATGGCTCGTACAGAGTTCTACAGCGAAGGAACAATTCCGCTTCAGACATTAAGAGCAGATATTGATTATGGCTTCGCAGAAGCTGACACAACTTACGGAAAAGTAGGTGTGAAAGTTTGGATCTACAAAGGCGAAGTTCTTCCAACAAAGGCAACTAAGGAAGGGAGCGATAAATAA
- the rpmD gene encoding 50S ribosomal protein L30, whose product MANLKVTLVKSTIGAVPKHKRTVEALGLKKLNKTVILPDNAATRGMVKQVEYLVKVEEV is encoded by the coding sequence ATGGCAAATTTAAAAGTAACATTAGTGAAATCTACTATCGGTGCTGTACCGAAGCACAAAAGAACAGTAGAAGCTTTAGGTTTAAAGAAACTTAACAAAACTGTTATTTTACCAGATAACGCCGCAACAAGAGGTATGGTAAAACAGGTTGAATATCTTGTAAAAGTTGAAGAGGTATAA
- the rplO gene encoding 50S ribosomal protein L15: MDLSNLRPADGSKQNDNFRRGRGHGSGNGKTAGKGHKGQKARSGAPRPGFEGGQMPLYRRLPKRGFTCRNSKTIVGINVSALEVFENDAVVTVDTLIEAGIVKNPRDGVKILGNGELTKKLTVQVNAFSEGAKAKIEGLGGKAEVI; encoded by the coding sequence ATGGACTTATCAAACTTAAGACCAGCTGATGGTTCAAAACAGAACGATAATTTCAGAAGAGGCCGTGGACACGGTTCAGGAAACGGTAAGACTGCAGGTAAAGGTCATAAAGGTCAGAAAGCTCGTTCAGGAGCACCGAGACCAGGCTTTGAAGGTGGTCAGATGCCGTTATACAGAAGATTGCCAAAGAGAGGTTTCACTTGCAGAAACTCTAAGACAATCGTAGGTATCAATGTTAGCGCATTAGAGGTATTCGAAAATGATGCAGTAGTAACTGTAGATACATTGATCGAGGCAGGAATTGTTAAAAACCCAAGAGATGGTGTGAAGATTCTTGGCAACGGTGAATTAACTAAAAAACTTACAGTACAGGTTAATGCATTCAGTGAAGGCGCAAAAGCTAAAATTGAAGGACTTGGTGGAAAAGCAGAGGTGATCTAA
- the rplF gene encoding 50S ribosomal protein L6 produces the protein MSRIGRLPVAIPAGVTVEIAENNKVTVTGPKGTLVRELPVEMEIKKEDDAIVVTRPNDLKKMKSLHGLTRTLINNMVVGVTNGYEKVLEVNGVGYRASKSGNKLTLNLGYSHPVEMIDPEGIESVVEGQNKITVKGIDKEKVGQYAAEIRDKRRPEPYKGKGIKYADEVIRRKVGKTGKK, from the coding sequence ATGTCACGTATAGGAAGACTGCCGGTAGCTATTCCAGCAGGTGTAACTGTTGAAATCGCTGAGAATAACAAAGTGACTGTAACAGGTCCTAAAGGAACTCTTGTAAGAGAGCTTCCAGTTGAAATGGAAATCAAAAAAGAAGACGATGCAATCGTTGTAACAAGACCAAACGATTTAAAGAAAATGAAATCTTTACATGGTTTAACAAGAACTCTGATCAATAACATGGTTGTTGGTGTAACAAACGGTTACGAAAAAGTTCTTGAAGTAAACGGTGTAGGTTACAGAGCATCTAAATCAGGAAATAAATTAACACTGAACCTCGGATACTCTCATCCAGTTGAAATGATCGATCCGGAAGGCATTGAAAGTGTTGTTGAAGGACAGAACAAAATCACAGTTAAAGGTATCGATAAAGAAAAAGTTGGACAGTACGCAGCTGAAATCAGAGATAAGAGAAGACCTGAACCGTACAAAGGAAAAGGTATTAAATATGCTGATGAAGTTATCAGACGTAAAGTTGGTAAGACTGGTAAGAAATAA
- the secY gene encoding preprotein translocase subunit SecY: MLKTFRKAFQIEDIRKKIIYTFLMLIVVRIGSQLPTPGVDPTYIQNFFANQTGEAFNFFNAFTGGSFERMSVFALSITPYITSSIIMQLLTIAIPKLEEMQKEGADGRKKIATITRYVTVVLALIQSTAMAVGFGRQGLLVEYNFVNAAVVVIALTAGSAFLMWIGERITEKGVGNGISIVLLINILSRVPSDLTRLYEQFMKGKSLAKAGLAGVIILAIIIFLVVFVIILQDGERRIAVQYSQKIQGRKSFGGRSSNIPLKVNTAGVIPVIFASSLMQTPIIIASFLGKGNGTGIGSEILRGLNSENWCNPDQLKYSWGLLVYILLTVFFAYFYTSITFNPLEIANNMKKSGGFIPGIRPGKPTVDYLTKILNKIIFIGVCGLILVQIVPFFFNGVFNASVSFGGTSLIIIVGVVLETIKQIESQMLVRNYKGFLNN, translated from the coding sequence ATGCTTAAGACATTCCGAAAAGCATTTCAAATTGAGGATATTCGTAAGAAAATCATCTATACATTTTTAATGTTGATCGTAGTGCGAATCGGATCACAGCTTCCGACTCCGGGAGTAGATCCAACTTACATTCAGAACTTCTTTGCAAACCAGACTGGTGAAGCGTTTAATTTCTTTAACGCCTTCACCGGTGGTTCTTTTGAGAGAATGTCTGTATTTGCGTTAAGCATTACACCGTATATCACTTCTTCTATCATTATGCAGCTGCTCACAATTGCAATTCCAAAACTTGAAGAAATGCAGAAAGAGGGCGCTGACGGAAGAAAGAAGATTGCAACAATTACCCGTTATGTGACGGTTGTTCTTGCGCTGATCCAGTCTACTGCAATGGCTGTTGGATTTGGACGTCAGGGACTTCTGGTAGAATATAATTTTGTAAATGCTGCAGTTGTTGTAATTGCTTTAACAGCCGGTTCCGCATTCTTGATGTGGATTGGTGAGCGGATCACAGAAAAGGGTGTCGGCAATGGTATTTCAATCGTGTTGCTGATTAATATTCTTTCTCGTGTTCCAAGTGATCTCACAAGATTGTATGAACAGTTTATGAAAGGCAAAAGCCTTGCAAAAGCTGGACTTGCAGGTGTGATCATTCTTGCGATTATTATTTTCCTTGTTGTATTTGTTATTATTTTACAGGATGGGGAAAGAAGAATCGCGGTTCAGTATTCTCAGAAGATTCAGGGAAGAAAAAGCTTTGGCGGTCGTTCCTCAAATATTCCGCTGAAAGTTAATACAGCTGGTGTTATTCCGGTTATTTTCGCATCATCACTGATGCAGACACCGATTATCATTGCATCTTTCTTAGGAAAGGGTAATGGAACAGGTATCGGAAGTGAGATTTTACGCGGACTTAATTCCGAGAACTGGTGTAATCCGGATCAGCTGAAATATTCCTGGGGACTTCTGGTTTACATCCTTTTAACTGTATTTTTTGCATATTTCTATACTTCTATTACATTTAATCCATTAGAAATCGCAAATAATATGAAAAAGAGCGGTGGATTTATTCCGGGTATCCGTCCGGGTAAACCAACAGTCGATTACCTGACAAAGATTTTAAACAAGATTATCTTTATCGGTGTATGCGGACTGATTCTTGTTCAGATCGTACCATTTTTCTTTAATGGTGTGTTTAATGCCAGTGTTTCATTTGGCGGTACTTCACTCATCATTATTGTAGGTGTCGTTCTGGAGACAATTAAACAAATTGAATCACAGATGCTTGTGCGTAACTATAAAGGATTTTTGAACAATTAA
- the rplX gene encoding 50S ribosomal protein L24 — MSTMKIKKGDLVKVIAGKDKDKEGKVISVNPKNRTVLVEGINMLTKHTKPSAANQNGGIIHQEGPIDISNVMYIHKGTATRVGFKMDGDKKVRFAKSTGEVID, encoded by the coding sequence ATGTCAACTATGAAAATTAAAAAAGGTGATTTAGTTAAAGTAATCGCCGGAAAAGATAAAGACAAAGAAGGAAAAGTTATTTCCGTAAATCCTAAAAACCGCACAGTGCTTGTTGAAGGAATCAACATGCTGACAAAGCACACAAAACCAAGTGCTGCTAATCAGAACGGCGGAATCATTCATCAGGAAGGCCCGATTGATATTTCAAACGTAATGTACATTCACAAAGGAACAGCTACAAGAGTAGGTTTCAAAATGGATGGAGACAAAAAAGTTCGTTTTGCAAAATCAACAGGCGAAGTAATTGATTAA
- the rpsE gene encoding 30S ribosomal protein S5, with protein sequence MRQNRIDASSLELTEKVVSIKRVTKVVKGGRNFRFTALVVVGDGNGHVGAGLGKATEIPEAIRKGKEDAMKKLVTVALDENESITHDLYGKFGSASVLLKKAPEGTGVIAGGPARAVIEMAGIKNIRTKSLGSNNKQNVVLATIAGLSQVKTPEAVAKLRGKSVEEILG encoded by the coding sequence ATGAGACAGAATCGTATTGATGCTAGTTCATTAGAATTAACAGAAAAAGTAGTATCAATTAAACGTGTAACCAAAGTTGTTAAAGGTGGTCGTAACTTCAGATTCACAGCTTTAGTAGTTGTTGGTGATGGAAATGGCCATGTTGGTGCAGGTTTAGGAAAAGCAACAGAAATTCCGGAAGCTATCCGCAAAGGAAAAGAAGACGCTATGAAAAAATTAGTGACTGTTGCTTTAGATGAAAACGAAAGTATTACACATGACTTATATGGTAAATTCGGAAGCGCTTCCGTGTTACTGAAGAAAGCACCGGAAGGTACTGGAGTTATCGCAGGTGGTCCTGCGCGTGCGGTAATCGAGATGGCTGGAATTAAGAACATCCGTACAAAATCTCTTGGTTCAAACAACAAACAGAACGTAGTTCTTGCTACGATTGCTGGTTTAAGCCAGGTAAAAACTCCGGAAGCAGTTGCTAAACTTCGTGGCAAATCTGTAGAAGAGATTTTAGGCTAA
- the rplW gene encoding 50S ribosomal protein L23 codes for MANIKYYDVILKPVITEKSMELMGEKKYTFLVHTEATKNQVKEAVEKMFAGTKVASVHTMNMDGKSKRRGMTVGKTAKTKKAIVQLTADSADIEIFEGL; via the coding sequence ATGGCAAACATTAAATATTATGACGTAATCCTCAAACCAGTTATCACTGAGAAGAGCATGGAGCTTATGGGTGAAAAGAAATATACTTTCTTAGTACACACAGAAGCAACAAAAAATCAGGTAAAAGAAGCTGTTGAAAAAATGTTCGCAGGAACAAAAGTTGCAAGTGTTCACACAATGAATATGGATGGAAAATCCAAAAGACGTGGAATGACAGTTGGAAAAACAGCTAAAACAAAGAAAGCGATCGTTCAGTTAACAGCTGACAGCGCAGATATCGAGATCTTCGAAGGACTGTAA
- the rplV gene encoding 50S ribosomal protein L22: MAKGHRSQIKRERNAQKDNRPSAKLSYARVSVQKACFVLDAIRGKDVTTALGILTYNPRYASSIIKKLLESAIANAENNNGMNAENLYIEECYANKGPTMKRIRPRAQGRAYRIEKRMSHITLVLNER; this comes from the coding sequence ATGGCTAAAGGACATAGATCCCAAATCAAGAGAGAGAGAAATGCTCAGAAAGACAACAGACCATCAGCTAAGTTATCTTACGCAAGAGTATCTGTTCAGAAAGCATGTTTCGTATTGGATGCCATCAGAGGTAAGGATGTAACAACAGCACTTGGTATTTTAACATACAACCCAAGATATGCTTCAAGTATTATAAAGAAATTATTAGAATCAGCAATCGCTAATGCTGAAAACAATAACGGTATGAACGCTGAGAACCTTTATATTGAAGAATGCTATGCAAATAAAGGACCAACAATGAAGAGAATCAGACCGAGAGCACAGGGCAGAGCTTACAGAATCGAAAAGAGAATGAGCCACATTACACTTGTGCTGAATGAAAGATAA
- the rpmC gene encoding 50S ribosomal protein L29: protein MKTFVEDLKTKSAAELNEELVAAKKELFNLRFQNATNQLDNTSRIKEVRRNIARIQTAITENAGK from the coding sequence ATTAAGACATTTGTAGAAGATTTAAAGACAAAATCAGCTGCAGAATTAAATGAAGAATTAGTAGCTGCTAAAAAGGAACTTTTCAACTTAAGATTCCAGAACGCAACAAATCAGTTAGATAACACAAGCAGAATCAAAGAAGTTAGAAGAAATATTGCCAGAATTCAGACAGCAATCACTGAAAACGCTGGTAAATAA
- the rplP gene encoding 50S ribosomal protein L16: MLMPKRVKRRKQFRGSMKGKALRGNTISNGEYGIVATEPCWIRSNQIEAARIAMTRYIKRGGKVWIKIFPDKPVTTKPAETRMGSGKGTLEYWVAVVKPGRVMFEISGVPEEVAREALRLATHKLPCKCKIVSRADLEGGDNSEN, from the coding sequence ATGTTAATGCCAAAAAGAGTAAAACGTCGTAAACAGTTCCGTGGCTCTATGAAAGGTAAAGCCTTAAGAGGAAATACGATTTCAAATGGTGAATATGGTATCGTTGCAACGGAGCCATGCTGGATTCGTTCAAACCAGATCGAAGCTGCCCGTATCGCTATGACACGTTACATCAAACGTGGTGGTAAAGTTTGGATCAAAATATTCCCAGATAAACCAGTAACTACAAAACCAGCTGAGACTCGTATGGGTTCCGGTAAAGGAACATTAGAATACTGGGTAGCTGTTGTAAAACCGGGCCGTGTAATGTTCGAGATTTCAGGAGTTCCGGAAGAAGTAGCTAGAGAAGCTCTTCGTCTTGCAACACACAAGTTACCTTGTAAATGTAAAATAGTTTCTCGCGCAGACTTAGAAGGCGGTGATAACAGTGAAAATTAA
- the rpsQ gene encoding 30S ribosomal protein S17: MERNLRKTRVGKVISNKMDKTIVVAVENHVKHPLYNKIVKRTYKLKAHDENNECNIGDKVKVMETRPLSKDKRWRLVEVMEKVK, encoded by the coding sequence GTGGAAAGAAACCTTAGAAAAACTCGTGTTGGTAAGGTTATCAGCAACAAGATGGATAAAACAATCGTAGTTGCAGTTGAGAACCATGTAAAACATCCTCTTTACAACAAAATCGTGAAGAGAACATACAAATTAAAAGCACATGATGAGAACAACGAATGCAACATTGGTGATAAAGTAAAAGTTATGGAGACAAGACCGTTATCAAAAGATAAGAGATGGAGACTTGTCGAAGTTATGGAAAAAGTTAAATAA
- the rpsS gene encoding 30S ribosomal protein S19, translating into MARSLKKGPFADASLLKKVDAMNAAGDKSVIKTWSRRSTIFPSFVGHTIAVHDGRKHVPVYVTEDMVGHKLGEFVATRTYRGHGKDEKKSRVR; encoded by the coding sequence ATGGCTCGTTCACTGAAGAAAGGACCATTTGCAGATGCAAGCTTACTGAAAAAAGTAGATGCTATGAACGCTGCAGGTGATAAATCAGTTATTAAGACATGGTCACGTCGTTCAACAATCTTCCCTTCATTCGTTGGACACACAATCGCTGTTCACGACGGAAGAAAACACGTTCCGGTATATGTTACAGAAGATATGGTAGGCCACAAACTCGGAGAGTTCGTTGCTACAAGAACATATAGAGGACACGGAAAAGACGAAAAGAAATCAAGAGTTAGATAA
- the rplD gene encoding 50S ribosomal protein L4, translating to MANVAVYNIEGKEVGTIDLNDAVFGVEVNEHLVHMAVVSQLANKRQGTQKAKTRSEVSGGGRKPWRQKGTGHARQGSTRSPQWTGGGVVFAPTPRDYSFKLNKKEKRAALKSALTSRVAEQKFIVVDEMNFAEIKTKNFQNMLNNLKVNKALVVLEDGNKNAEISARNIADVKTAHTNTINVYDILKYNTVIATKAAVEKIEEVYA from the coding sequence ATGGCAAACGTAGCTGTTTACAATATCGAAGGTAAAGAAGTTGGAACAATCGACTTAAATGATGCAGTATTCGGTGTTGAAGTAAACGAACACTTAGTGCACATGGCAGTTGTAAGCCAGCTTGCAAATAAACGTCAGGGAACACAGAAAGCTAAAACACGTTCTGAAGTTTCCGGAGGCGGAAGAAAACCATGGAGACAGAAAGGAACAGGTCATGCAAGACAGGGTTCAACAAGATCTCCACAGTGGACAGGCGGTGGAGTTGTATTTGCTCCAACACCAAGAGACTACTCTTTCAAATTAAACAAAAAAGAGAAGAGAGCTGCTCTGAAATCTGCTCTTACATCAAGAGTTGCAGAACAGAAATTCATCGTAGTTGATGAGATGAACTTCGCTGAAATCAAAACAAAGAATTTCCAGAATATGCTGAACAACTTAAAAGTAAACAAAGCTTTAGTAGTTCTTGAAGATGGAAACAAAAATGCTGAAATCTCTGCAAGAAATATCGCAGATGTGAAGACAGCACATACAAATACAATTAATGTATATGACATCTTAAAATATAACACAGTTATCGCTACAAAGGCAGCTGTTGAAAAAATCGAGGAGGTGTATGCATAA
- the rplR gene encoding 50S ribosomal protein L18 produces MVSKKSRTEVRVNKHRKLRNRFSGTAERPRLAVFRSNNHMYAQIIDDTVGNTLVSASTLQKDVKAELEKTNNVEAAAYLGTVIAKKAIEKGIEEVVFDRGGFIYHGKVKALADAAREAGLKF; encoded by the coding sequence ATGGTTAGTAAAAAATCAAGAACAGAAGTTCGTGTAAATAAACATAGAAAATTACGTAATCGTTTCAGCGGAACTGCTGAGAGACCGCGTTTAGCTGTGTTCAGAAGCAATAATCATATGTATGCTCAGATCATTGACGATACAGTAGGAAACACTCTGGTTTCTGCTTCCACTCTTCAGAAAGATGTGAAAGCTGAGCTTGAGAAAACAAACAATGTTGAAGCAGCAGCATACCTTGGAACAGTTATCGCTAAAAAAGCAATCGAAAAAGGTATTGAAGAAGTCGTATTTGACAGAGGCGGATTCATTTACCACGGTAAAGTAAAAGCATTAGCAGACGCAGCTAGAGAAGCTGGATTAAAATTCTAG
- the rplB gene encoding 50S ribosomal protein L2 yields MGIKTYSPYTPSRRHMTSSDFAEITKTTPEKSLVVSLKKTAGRNAQGKITVRHRGGGEKRKYRVIDFKRNKDGIPATVIGIEYDPNRTANIALICYADGEKAYILAPQGLTDGMKVMNGPEAEVRVGNCLPLSEIPVGTQIHNIELYPGRGGQLVRSAGNSAQLMAKEGKYATLRLPSGEMRMVPLVCRASIGVVGNGEHNLINVGKAGRKRHMGIRPTVRGSVMNPNDHPHGGGEGKCGIGRPGPCTPWGKPALGLKTRKKNKSSNKLIVRRRDGKGIK; encoded by the coding sequence ATGGGAATTAAAACATATAGCCCTTACACACCTTCCAGAAGACATATGACAAGCTCTGATTTCGCAGAAATCACAAAGACAACTCCAGAGAAATCATTGGTAGTTTCTCTGAAGAAAACAGCTGGTCGTAATGCACAGGGTAAAATCACAGTAAGACACCGCGGAGGCGGAGAAAAGAGAAAATACAGAGTAATCGATTTCAAGAGAAATAAAGACGGAATTCCGGCTACAGTAATCGGAATCGAATACGATCCAAACAGAACAGCTAACATCGCACTGATCTGCTACGCTGATGGAGAAAAAGCATACATCTTAGCTCCACAGGGATTAACAGACGGTATGAAAGTTATGAACGGACCGGAAGCAGAAGTTAGAGTAGGAAACTGCCTGCCGCTTTCTGAAATCCCGGTTGGTACACAGATCCATAACATTGAGCTTTATCCGGGACGAGGCGGACAGCTTGTTCGTTCAGCTGGAAACAGCGCTCAGTTAATGGCTAAAGAAGGAAAATACGCAACACTTAGATTACCATCTGGTGAAATGAGAATGGTTCCGCTTGTATGCCGCGCATCTATCGGTGTAGTTGGTAACGGCGAGCACAACCTGATCAACGTAGGTAAAGCAGGACGTAAACGTCACATGGGTATCCGCCCAACAGTTCGTGGTTCTGTTATGAACCCTAATGACCATCCGCACGGTGGTGGTGAAGGTAAATGTGGAATCGGCCGTCCGGGTCCATGTACACCTTGGGGCAAACCTGCACTTGGTCTCAAGACAAGAAAGAAAAACAAATCTTCTAACAAATTAATCGTAAGAAGAAGAGACGGAAAAGGTATTAAATAA
- a CDS encoding adenylate kinase: MKIIMLGAPGAGKGTQAKKISEKYQIPHISTGDIFRANIKEGTELGKQAKTYMDQGLLVPDELTVNLVIDRVEHDDCKNGYVLDGFPRTIPQAEALDKALSGLGEHLDYALNVDVPDENIVKRMAGRRACISCGATYHVVYAAPKTEGICDVCGSELVLRDDDKPETVTKRLGVYHEQTKPLIDYYAEEGILKTIDGTQNLEAVFDDIKRILGE, translated from the coding sequence ATGAAAATAATTATGTTAGGTGCTCCTGGAGCTGGTAAAGGAACTCAGGCAAAAAAAATATCAGAGAAATATCAGATTCCTCATATTTCTACAGGTGACATTTTCCGCGCGAATATTAAAGAGGGAACAGAGCTCGGAAAACAGGCCAAGACTTACATGGATCAGGGACTTCTTGTTCCGGATGAACTGACAGTAAATCTTGTAATCGATCGTGTTGAGCATGATGACTGCAAAAATGGTTATGTGCTCGATGGTTTTCCAAGAACAATCCCACAGGCAGAAGCTCTCGACAAAGCGCTGAGTGGATTGGGAGAACATTTAGACTATGCACTTAATGTAGATGTTCCGGATGAGAATATCGTAAAACGTATGGCAGGAAGAAGAGCCTGCATCTCCTGTGGGGCTACATATCATGTTGTTTATGCAGCGCCAAAAACAGAAGGAATCTGTGATGTATGCGGCAGCGAGCTCGTACTTCGCGATGATGATAAGCCAGAGACGGTAACAAAACGTCTTGGGGTGTATCATGAACAGACAAAACCTCTGATCGACTATTATGCTGAAGAAGGCATTCTGAAAACGATCGATGGAACACAGAACCTTGAAGCTGTATTTGATGATATCAAAAGAATTTTAGGTGAATAG
- the rplN gene encoding 50S ribosomal protein L14, producing MIQQESRLKVADNTGAKELLCIRVLGGSTRRYANIGDVIVASVKDATPGGVVKKGDVVKAVVVRTVKSTRRKDGSYIRFDENAAVIIKDDKNPRGTRIFGPVARELREKQFMKIVSLAPEVL from the coding sequence ATGATTCAGCAAGAAAGTAGACTGAAAGTAGCAGACAATACAGGAGCAAAAGAACTTCTTTGCATCCGCGTATTAGGTGGCTCTACTAGAAGATATGCTAATATCGGCGACGTTATCGTTGCTTCTGTTAAAGATGCAACACCAGGCGGCGTTGTTAAAAAAGGTGATGTAGTGAAAGCTGTTGTTGTTCGTACAGTAAAGAGCACACGTCGTAAAGATGGTTCTTACATCCGTTTCGATGAAAACGCAGCTGTAATTATTAAAGATGACAAAAACCCAAGAGGAACTCGTATTTTTGGACCAGTAGCAAGAGAACTTCGTGAGAAACAGTTCATGAAGATCGTATCTCTGGCTCCGGAAGTATTATAG
- the rpsH gene encoding 30S ribosomal protein S8 yields the protein MTMSDPIADMLTRIRNANTAKHDTVDVPASKMKLAIANILLDEGYITKYDLIEDGVFKTIHITLKYGADKNEKVISGLKRISKPGLRVYAGKDELPRVLGGLGTAIISTNQGVITDKEARAKGVGGEVLCFIW from the coding sequence ATGACTATGAGTGATCCAATCGCAGATATGCTTACAAGAATCCGTAACGCAAATACTGCAAAACATGATACAGTAGATGTTCCGGCATCAAAAATGAAACTTGCTATTGCAAATATTCTTTTAGACGAAGGATATATTACAAAATATGACCTTATTGAAGATGGAGTGTTCAAAACAATCCATATCACATTAAAATACGGTGCAGATAAAAACGAAAAAGTTATTTCTGGACTGAAGAGAATCTCAAAACCAGGTCTTCGTGTATACGCTGGTAAAGATGAGCTTCCGAGAGTTCTTGGTGGACTTGGAACAGCTATCATCTCTACAAACCAGGGTGTGATCACAGATAAAGAAGCCAGAGCAAAAGGTGTAGGCGGAGAAGTTCTTTGCTTTATTTGGTAG